The Manis javanica isolate MJ-LG chromosome 4, MJ_LKY, whole genome shotgun sequence genome contains a region encoding:
- the CAMTA2 gene encoding calmodulin-binding transcription activator 2 isoform X2 produces the protein MAAAAVTRGTPGAQALLRPAEHRWASSPSPFPDTWRSRAESILQLPSVPPEGWGLRPEPECTDSPSPRPLRPGVTLPPGALTMNTKDATEVAENSHHLKIFLPKKLLECLPRCPLLPPERLRWNTNEEIASYLITFEKHNEWLSCAPKTRPQNGSIILYNRKKVKYRKDGYLWKKRKDGKTTREDHMKLKVQGMECLYGCYVHSSIVPTFHRRCYWLLQNPDIVLVHYLNVPALEDCGKGCSPIFCSISSDRREWLKWSREELLGQLKPMFHGIKWSCGNGTEEFSVEQLVQQILDTHPTKPAPRTHACLCSGGLGSGSLTHKCSSTKHRIISPKVEPRALTLTSVPHPHPPEPPPLIAPLPPELPKAHTSPSSSSSSSSSSGFAEPLEIRPSPPTSREGSSRGGTAILLLTGLEQHTGSLTPTGHLAPQADPQPSMSLAVVVGSEPSAPPAPPSPAFDPDRFLNSPQRGQTYGGGQGVSPDFPEAEAALTTCPALEPAAALEPQAAARGPPLQSATGGRRGNCFFIQDDDSGAELKAQGAAPPVPSPTPSTPPSPAPLEPSGRAGRGETLFGGAGGASELEPFSLSSFPDLMGELISDEAPSTPAPTPQLSPALGAITDFSPEWSYPEGGVKVLITGPWTEATEHYSCVFDHIAVPASLVQPGVLRCYCPAHEVGLVSLQVAGREGPLSASVLFEYRARRFLSLPSTQLDWLSLDDNQFRMSILERLEQMEKRMAEIAAAGQAPFQGPDATPIQDEGQGPGFEARVVVLVESMIPRSTWRGPERLAHGSPFRGMSLLHLAAAQGYARLIETLSQWRSVETGSLDLEQEVDPLNVDHFSCTPLMWACALGHLEAAVLLFRWNRQALSIPDSLGRLPLPVAQCRGHVRLARCLEELQRQETSAELPLALSPPSSSPDTGLSSASSPSERSEGTFSVTSAYSSAPDGSPPPAPPPASEITMEEMVVPGQLSSGALKAPLLLMDYEATNPKGPPSSPPPLPPAPDGGAAPEEADSPRAVDVIPVDMISLAKQIIEATPERIKQEDFMGLPEAGAPVRERTGALGLSETMSWLASYLDNVDHFPSSAPSSEMPFERGRLAIPPAPSWAEFLSTSASGKMESDFALLTLSDHEQRELYEAARVIQTAFRKYKGRRLKEQQEVAAAVIQRCYRKYKQLTWIALKFALYKKMTQAAILIQSKFRSYYEQKRFQQSRRAAVLIQQHYRSYRRRPGPPHRPPGSLPARSKGSFLTKKQDQAARKIMRFLRRCRHRMRELKQNQELEGLPQPGLAT, from the exons ATGGCCGCTGCCGCCGTCACCCGCGGGACCCCGGGAG CCCAGGCTCTACTGCGCCCAGCCGAGCACCGATGGGcctcctccccctctccattCCCGGACACCTGGCGGAGCCGCGCTGAGAGCATCCTCCAGCTCCCATCTGTTCCCCCAGAAGGGTGGGGGCTGAGGCCGGAGCCTGAGTG CACAGACTCCCCCTCCCCCCGGCCCCTCAGGCCGGGGGTGACCTTGCCCCCTGGAGCCCTCACCATGAATACCAAGGACGCCACCGAGGTTGCTG AGAACAGCCATCACCTGAAGATCTTTCTCCCCAAGAAACTGCTGGAGTGTCTTCCGCGCTGTCCACTGTTACCTCCAGAGCGGCTACGGTGGAATACAAATGAG GAGATTGCATCCTACTTGATCACCTTTGAGAAGCACAATGAGTGGCTATCCTGCGCCCCAAAGACCAG GCCTCAGAATGGCTCCATTATCCTCTACAACCGCAAGAAGGTGAAATACCGGAAGGATGGTTACCTCTGGAAGAAGCGGAAGGATGGGAAGACCACGCGAGAGGACCACATGAAGCTGAAGGTCCAGGGCATGGAG TGTCTCTATGGCTGCTACGTTCACTCTTCCATCGTCCCCACATTCCATCGGCGCTGCTACTGGCTGCTGCAG AACCCCGACATCGTCCTTGTGCACTACCTGAACGTCCCAGCCCTGGAGGATTGCGGAAAGGGCTGCAGCCCCATCTTTTGTTCCATCAGCAGCGACCGGCGAGAGTGGCTGAAGTGGTCCCGGGAGGAGCTGCTGGGACAGCTAAAGCCCATGT TTCACGGCATCAAGTGGAGCTGTGGGAACGGGACAGAGGAGTTCTCTGTGGAGCAGCTGGTCCAGCAGATTCTCGACACCCACCCGACCAAGCCCGCACCCCGAACCCATGCCTGCCTCTGCAGTGGGGGCCTTG GTTCCGGGAGCCTTACCCACAAGTGCAGCAGCACGAAACACCGCATCATCTCTCCCAAAGTGGAGCCCCGAGCTCTAACCCTGACCTCTGTCCCTCATCCCCATCCCCCTGAGCCCCCTCCACTGATAGCCCCACTTCCCCCAGAGCTCCCGAAGGCACATACCTCCccatcttcttcttcctcttcttcctcttcatcAGGCTTTGCAGAACCCCTAGAGATCAGACCTAGCCCTCCAACCTCTCGAGAGGGTTCGTCAAGAGGAGGCACCGCCATCCTCCTCCTGACAGGACTGGAGCAGCATACTGGCAGCTTGACACCCACCGGGCATTTGGCTCCCCAGGCTGATCCTCAGCCTTCCATGAGCTTGGCTGTGGTTGTAGGCTCTGAGCCCTCTGCCCCACcagctcctcccagccctgcctttgACCCCGATCGTTTTCTCAACAGCCCCCAGAGGGGCCAGACATATGGAGGGGGGCAAGGGGTGAGCCCAGACTTCCCTGAGGCAGAGGCCGCCCTTACCACTTGTCCTGCCCTGGAGCCTGCTGCTGCCCTGGAGCCCCAGGCAGCTGCTCGGGGGCCTCCTCTGCAGTCAGCAACAGGGGGGAGAAGAGGAAACTGCTTCTTTATTCAAGATGATGACAGTGGGGCGGAGCTCAAGGCCCAGGGGGCCGCCCCACCCGTCCCCTCTCCGACTCCTTCCACCCCACCCTCTCCTGCCCCCCTAGAGCCATCTggcagggcaggaagaggggagACCTTGTTTGGAGGAGCTGGTGGGGCAAGCGAACTGGAGCCCTTCAGTCTTTCATCATTCCCAGACCTTATGGGAGAGCTCATCAGTGACGAGGCTCCAAGCACCCCTGCCCCAACCCCCCAGCTCTCTCCTGCTCTCGGCGCCATCACGGACTTCTCCCCAGAGTGGTCCTACCCAGAG GGTGGGGTCAAGGTGCTCATCACAGGTCCTTGGACAGAGGCCACCGAGCATTACTCCTGTGTCTTTGATCACATCGCAGTGCCAGCCTCACTTGTCCAGCCTGGTGTCCTACGCTGCTACTGTCCCG cccatGAGGTAGGGCTGGTGTCTTTGCAGGTGGCCGGGCGGGAGGGACCCCTTTCTGCTTCTGTGCTCTTTGAGTATCGAGCCCGCCGCTTCCTGTCACTGCCTAGTACTCAGCTTGACTGGTTGTCCCTGGACG ACAACCAGTTCCGGATGTCCATACTGGAGCGACTAGAGCAGATGGAGAAGCGGATGGCAGAGATTGCAGCAGCTGGGCAGGCACCCTTCCAGGGTCCTGATGCAACCCCGATTCAG GATGAAGGCCAGGGGCCTGGGTTCGAGGCACGGGTGGTGGTCTTGGTAGAGAGCATGATACCACGCTCCACCTGGAGGGGTCCTGAACGTCTGGCCCATGGAAGCCCCTTCCGGGGCATGAGCCTTCTTCACTTGGCCGCTGCCCAGGGCTATGCCCGCCTCATCGAGACTCTGAGCCAGTGGCG GAGTGTGGAGACCGGAAGCTTGGACTTAGAGCAAGAGGTTGACCCGCTCAACGTGGATCATTTCTCTTGCACCCCTCTG ATGTGGGCTTGTGCCTTGGGACACCTGGAAGCTGCTGTGCTCCTTTTCCGTTGGAACAGACAGGCGCTGAGCATTCCCGACTCCTTGGGCAGGCTACCCCTGCCCGTGGCTCAATGCCGGGGTCATGTGCGCCTTGCCCGCTGCCTtgaggagctgcagagacaggAAACTTCAGCTGAGCTCCCACTTGCCCTGTCGCCACCATCCTCCAGCCCAGACACTG GTCTGAGCAGTGCCTCTTCACCCTCAGAGCGTTCCGAAGGCACGTTCTCTGTCACATCAGCCTATTCTAGTGCCCCGGATGGGAGTCCTCCCCCTGCTCCTCCGCCAGCCTCTGAGATTACTATGGAGGAGATGGTCGTCCCAGGCCAGCTCTCCTCTGGTGCCCTGAAGGCCCCCCTGCTCCTCATGGACTATGAAGCAACCAACCCCAAAGGGCCCCCATCCTCACCACCTCCTCTCCCACCAGCCCCAGATGGTGGGGCTGCTCCTGAGGAAGCTGACAGCCCACGGGCTGTGGATGTGATCCCG GTGGACATGATCTCACTGGCGAAGCAGATCATCGAAGCCACACCAGAGCGGATTAAACAAGAGGATTTCATGGGGCTGCCTGAGGCTGGAGCCCCAGTGCGGGAGCGGACAGGGGCCCTGGGACTCAGTGAGACTATGTCCTGGCTAGCCAGCTACCTGGACAATGTGGACCATTTCCCCAGCTCAGCCCCTTCCAG CGAAATGCCCTTTGAGCGGGGTCGCCTGGCTATCCCTCCAGCACCTTCCTGGGCCGAGTTTCTCTCTACATCTGCCAGTGGCAAGATGGAGAGTGATTTTGCCCTGCTGACACTTTCGGATCATGAGCAGCGGGAACTGTATGAGGCAGCCCGAGTCATCCAGACGGCCTTCCGAAAATACAAG GGCCGGAGGCTGAAGGAGCAGCAGGAGGTAGCAGCAGCTGTGATCCAGCGCTGTTACCGGAAGTACAAGCAG CTGACCTGGATTGCACTTAAG TTTGCTCTCTATAAGAAGATGACCCAGGCGGCCATCCTGATCCAGAGCAAGTTCCGAAGCTACTATGAACAGAAACGATTTCAGCAAAGCCGCCGAGCGGCTGTACTCATCCAGCAGCACTATCGCTCCTACCGCCGCCGGCCTGGGCCTCCCCACCGGCCCCCGGGCAGCCTGCCTGCCCGCAGCAA AGGCTCCTTTCTCACCAAGAAGCAGGACCAAGCAGCCCGGAAGATCATGAGATTCCTCCGGCGCTGCAGACACAG GATGAGGGAATTGAAGCAGAACCAGGAGCTTGAAGGGCTTCCCCAACCTGGACTGGCCACCTGA
- the CAMTA2 gene encoding calmodulin-binding transcription activator 2 isoform X3, whose product MAAAAVTRGTPGAQALLRPAEHRWASSPSPFPDTWRSRAESILQLPSVPPEGWGLRPEPECTDSPSPRPLRPGVTLPPGALTMNTKDATEVAENSHHLKIFLPKKLLECLPRCPLLPPERLRWNTNEEIASYLITFEKHNEWLSCAPKTRPQNGSIILYNRKKVKYRKDGYLWKKRKDGKTTREDHMKLKVQGMEPVSWQCLYGCYVHSSIVPTFHRRCYWLLQNPDIVLVHYLNVPALEDCGKGCSPIFCSISSDRREWLKWSREELLGQLKPMFHGIKWSCGNGTEEFSVEQLVQQILDTHPTKPAPRTHACLCSGGLGSGSLTHKCSSTKHRIISPKVEPRALTLTSVPHPHPPEPPPLIAPLPPELPKAHTSPSSSSSSSSSSGFAEPLEIRPSPPTSREGSSRGGTAILLLTGLEQHTGSLTPTGHLAPQADPQPSMSLAVVVGSEPSAPPAPPSPAFDPDRFLNSPQRGQTYGGGQGVSPDFPEAEAALTTCPALEPAAALEPQAAARGPPLQSATGGRRGNCFFIQDDDSGAELKAQGAAPPVPSPTPSTPPSPAPLEPSGRAGRGETLFGGAGGASELEPFSLSSFPDLMGELISDEAPSTPAPTPQLSPALGAITDFSPEWSYPEGGVKVLITGPWTEATEHYSCVFDHIAVPASLVQPGVLRCYCPAHEVGLVSLQVAGREGPLSASVLFEYRARRFLSLPSTQLDWLSLDDNQFRMSILERLEQMEKRMAEIAAAGQAPFQGPDATPIQDEGQGPGFEARVVVLVESMIPRSTWRGPERLAHGSPFRGMSLLHLAAAQGYARLIETLSQWRSVETGSLDLEQEVDPLNVDHFSCTPLMWACALGHLEAAVLLFRWNRQALSIPDSLGRLPLPVAQCRGHVRLARCLEELQRQETSAELPLALSPPSSSPDTGLSSASSPSERSEGTFSVTSAYSSAPDGSPPPAPPPASEITMEEMVVPGQLSSGALKAPLLLMDYEATNPKGPPSSPPPLPPAPDGGAAPEEADSPRAVDVIPVDMISLAKQIIEATPERIKQEDFMGLPEAGAPVRERTGALGLSETMSWLASYLDNVDHFPSSAPSSEMPFERGRLAIPPAPSWAEFLSTSASGKMESDFALLTLSDHEQRELYEAARVIQTAFRKYKGRRLKEQQEVAAAVIQRCYRKYKQFALYKKMTQAAILIQSKFRSYYEQKRFQQSRRAAVLIQQHYRSYRRRPGPPHRPPGSLPARSKGSFLTKKQDQAARKIMRFLRRCRHRMRELKQNQELEGLPQPGLAT is encoded by the exons ATGGCCGCTGCCGCCGTCACCCGCGGGACCCCGGGAG CCCAGGCTCTACTGCGCCCAGCCGAGCACCGATGGGcctcctccccctctccattCCCGGACACCTGGCGGAGCCGCGCTGAGAGCATCCTCCAGCTCCCATCTGTTCCCCCAGAAGGGTGGGGGCTGAGGCCGGAGCCTGAGTG CACAGACTCCCCCTCCCCCCGGCCCCTCAGGCCGGGGGTGACCTTGCCCCCTGGAGCCCTCACCATGAATACCAAGGACGCCACCGAGGTTGCTG AGAACAGCCATCACCTGAAGATCTTTCTCCCCAAGAAACTGCTGGAGTGTCTTCCGCGCTGTCCACTGTTACCTCCAGAGCGGCTACGGTGGAATACAAATGAG GAGATTGCATCCTACTTGATCACCTTTGAGAAGCACAATGAGTGGCTATCCTGCGCCCCAAAGACCAG GCCTCAGAATGGCTCCATTATCCTCTACAACCGCAAGAAGGTGAAATACCGGAAGGATGGTTACCTCTGGAAGAAGCGGAAGGATGGGAAGACCACGCGAGAGGACCACATGAAGCTGAAGGTCCAGGGCATGGAG CCTGTCTCCTGGCAGTGTCTCTATGGCTGCTACGTTCACTCTTCCATCGTCCCCACATTCCATCGGCGCTGCTACTGGCTGCTGCAG AACCCCGACATCGTCCTTGTGCACTACCTGAACGTCCCAGCCCTGGAGGATTGCGGAAAGGGCTGCAGCCCCATCTTTTGTTCCATCAGCAGCGACCGGCGAGAGTGGCTGAAGTGGTCCCGGGAGGAGCTGCTGGGACAGCTAAAGCCCATGT TTCACGGCATCAAGTGGAGCTGTGGGAACGGGACAGAGGAGTTCTCTGTGGAGCAGCTGGTCCAGCAGATTCTCGACACCCACCCGACCAAGCCCGCACCCCGAACCCATGCCTGCCTCTGCAGTGGGGGCCTTG GTTCCGGGAGCCTTACCCACAAGTGCAGCAGCACGAAACACCGCATCATCTCTCCCAAAGTGGAGCCCCGAGCTCTAACCCTGACCTCTGTCCCTCATCCCCATCCCCCTGAGCCCCCTCCACTGATAGCCCCACTTCCCCCAGAGCTCCCGAAGGCACATACCTCCccatcttcttcttcctcttcttcctcttcatcAGGCTTTGCAGAACCCCTAGAGATCAGACCTAGCCCTCCAACCTCTCGAGAGGGTTCGTCAAGAGGAGGCACCGCCATCCTCCTCCTGACAGGACTGGAGCAGCATACTGGCAGCTTGACACCCACCGGGCATTTGGCTCCCCAGGCTGATCCTCAGCCTTCCATGAGCTTGGCTGTGGTTGTAGGCTCTGAGCCCTCTGCCCCACcagctcctcccagccctgcctttgACCCCGATCGTTTTCTCAACAGCCCCCAGAGGGGCCAGACATATGGAGGGGGGCAAGGGGTGAGCCCAGACTTCCCTGAGGCAGAGGCCGCCCTTACCACTTGTCCTGCCCTGGAGCCTGCTGCTGCCCTGGAGCCCCAGGCAGCTGCTCGGGGGCCTCCTCTGCAGTCAGCAACAGGGGGGAGAAGAGGAAACTGCTTCTTTATTCAAGATGATGACAGTGGGGCGGAGCTCAAGGCCCAGGGGGCCGCCCCACCCGTCCCCTCTCCGACTCCTTCCACCCCACCCTCTCCTGCCCCCCTAGAGCCATCTggcagggcaggaagaggggagACCTTGTTTGGAGGAGCTGGTGGGGCAAGCGAACTGGAGCCCTTCAGTCTTTCATCATTCCCAGACCTTATGGGAGAGCTCATCAGTGACGAGGCTCCAAGCACCCCTGCCCCAACCCCCCAGCTCTCTCCTGCTCTCGGCGCCATCACGGACTTCTCCCCAGAGTGGTCCTACCCAGAG GGTGGGGTCAAGGTGCTCATCACAGGTCCTTGGACAGAGGCCACCGAGCATTACTCCTGTGTCTTTGATCACATCGCAGTGCCAGCCTCACTTGTCCAGCCTGGTGTCCTACGCTGCTACTGTCCCG cccatGAGGTAGGGCTGGTGTCTTTGCAGGTGGCCGGGCGGGAGGGACCCCTTTCTGCTTCTGTGCTCTTTGAGTATCGAGCCCGCCGCTTCCTGTCACTGCCTAGTACTCAGCTTGACTGGTTGTCCCTGGACG ACAACCAGTTCCGGATGTCCATACTGGAGCGACTAGAGCAGATGGAGAAGCGGATGGCAGAGATTGCAGCAGCTGGGCAGGCACCCTTCCAGGGTCCTGATGCAACCCCGATTCAG GATGAAGGCCAGGGGCCTGGGTTCGAGGCACGGGTGGTGGTCTTGGTAGAGAGCATGATACCACGCTCCACCTGGAGGGGTCCTGAACGTCTGGCCCATGGAAGCCCCTTCCGGGGCATGAGCCTTCTTCACTTGGCCGCTGCCCAGGGCTATGCCCGCCTCATCGAGACTCTGAGCCAGTGGCG GAGTGTGGAGACCGGAAGCTTGGACTTAGAGCAAGAGGTTGACCCGCTCAACGTGGATCATTTCTCTTGCACCCCTCTG ATGTGGGCTTGTGCCTTGGGACACCTGGAAGCTGCTGTGCTCCTTTTCCGTTGGAACAGACAGGCGCTGAGCATTCCCGACTCCTTGGGCAGGCTACCCCTGCCCGTGGCTCAATGCCGGGGTCATGTGCGCCTTGCCCGCTGCCTtgaggagctgcagagacaggAAACTTCAGCTGAGCTCCCACTTGCCCTGTCGCCACCATCCTCCAGCCCAGACACTG GTCTGAGCAGTGCCTCTTCACCCTCAGAGCGTTCCGAAGGCACGTTCTCTGTCACATCAGCCTATTCTAGTGCCCCGGATGGGAGTCCTCCCCCTGCTCCTCCGCCAGCCTCTGAGATTACTATGGAGGAGATGGTCGTCCCAGGCCAGCTCTCCTCTGGTGCCCTGAAGGCCCCCCTGCTCCTCATGGACTATGAAGCAACCAACCCCAAAGGGCCCCCATCCTCACCACCTCCTCTCCCACCAGCCCCAGATGGTGGGGCTGCTCCTGAGGAAGCTGACAGCCCACGGGCTGTGGATGTGATCCCG GTGGACATGATCTCACTGGCGAAGCAGATCATCGAAGCCACACCAGAGCGGATTAAACAAGAGGATTTCATGGGGCTGCCTGAGGCTGGAGCCCCAGTGCGGGAGCGGACAGGGGCCCTGGGACTCAGTGAGACTATGTCCTGGCTAGCCAGCTACCTGGACAATGTGGACCATTTCCCCAGCTCAGCCCCTTCCAG CGAAATGCCCTTTGAGCGGGGTCGCCTGGCTATCCCTCCAGCACCTTCCTGGGCCGAGTTTCTCTCTACATCTGCCAGTGGCAAGATGGAGAGTGATTTTGCCCTGCTGACACTTTCGGATCATGAGCAGCGGGAACTGTATGAGGCAGCCCGAGTCATCCAGACGGCCTTCCGAAAATACAAG GGCCGGAGGCTGAAGGAGCAGCAGGAGGTAGCAGCAGCTGTGATCCAGCGCTGTTACCGGAAGTACAAGCAG TTTGCTCTCTATAAGAAGATGACCCAGGCGGCCATCCTGATCCAGAGCAAGTTCCGAAGCTACTATGAACAGAAACGATTTCAGCAAAGCCGCCGAGCGGCTGTACTCATCCAGCAGCACTATCGCTCCTACCGCCGCCGGCCTGGGCCTCCCCACCGGCCCCCGGGCAGCCTGCCTGCCCGCAGCAA AGGCTCCTTTCTCACCAAGAAGCAGGACCAAGCAGCCCGGAAGATCATGAGATTCCTCCGGCGCTGCAGACACAG GATGAGGGAATTGAAGCAGAACCAGGAGCTTGAAGGGCTTCCCCAACCTGGACTGGCCACCTGA
- the CAMTA2 gene encoding calmodulin-binding transcription activator 2 isoform X8 has product MAATFTLPSSPHSIGAATGCCSSDRREWLKWSREELLGQLKPMFHGIKWSCGNGTEEFSVEQLVQQILDTHPTKPAPRTHACLCSGGLGSGSLTHKCSSTKHRIISPKVEPRALTLTSVPHPHPPEPPPLIAPLPPELPKAHTSPSSSSSSSSSSGFAEPLEIRPSPPTSREGSSRGGTAILLLTGLEQHTGSLTPTGHLAPQADPQPSMSLAVVVGSEPSAPPAPPSPAFDPDRFLNSPQRGQTYGGGQGVSPDFPEAEAALTTCPALEPAAALEPQAAARGPPLQSATGGRRGNCFFIQDDDSGAELKAQGAAPPVPSPTPSTPPSPAPLEPSGRAGRGETLFGGAGGASELEPFSLSSFPDLMGELISDEAPSTPAPTPQLSPALGAITDFSPEWSYPEGGVKVLITGPWTEATEHYSCVFDHIAVPASLVQPGVLRCYCPAHEVGLVSLQVAGREGPLSASVLFEYRARRFLSLPSTQLDWLSLDDNQFRMSILERLEQMEKRMAEIAAAGQAPFQGPDATPIQDEGQGPGFEARVVVLVESMIPRSTWRGPERLAHGSPFRGMSLLHLAAAQGYARLIETLSQWRSVETGSLDLEQEVDPLNVDHFSCTPLMWACALGHLEAAVLLFRWNRQALSIPDSLGRLPLPVAQCRGHVRLARCLEELQRQETSAELPLALSPPSSSPDTGLSSASSPSERSEGTFSVTSAYSSAPDGSPPPAPPPASEITMEEMVVPGQLSSGALKAPLLLMDYEATNPKGPPSSPPPLPPAPDGGAAPEEADSPRAVDVIPVDMISLAKQIIEATPERIKQEDFMGLPEAGAPVRERTGALGLSETMSWLASYLDNVDHFPSSAPSSEMPFERGRLAIPPAPSWAEFLSTSASGKMESDFALLTLSDHEQRELYEAARVIQTAFRKYKGRRLKEQQEVAAAVIQRCYRKYKQLTWIALKFALYKKMTQAAILIQSKFRSYYEQKRFQQSRRAAVLIQQHYRSYRRRPGPPHRPPGSLPARSKGSFLTKKQDQAARKIMRFLRRCRHRMRELKQNQELEGLPQPGLAT; this is encoded by the exons ATGGCTGCTACGTTCACTCTTCCATCGTCCCCACATTCCATCGGCGCTGCTACTGGCTGCTGCAG CAGCGACCGGCGAGAGTGGCTGAAGTGGTCCCGGGAGGAGCTGCTGGGACAGCTAAAGCCCATGT TTCACGGCATCAAGTGGAGCTGTGGGAACGGGACAGAGGAGTTCTCTGTGGAGCAGCTGGTCCAGCAGATTCTCGACACCCACCCGACCAAGCCCGCACCCCGAACCCATGCCTGCCTCTGCAGTGGGGGCCTTG GTTCCGGGAGCCTTACCCACAAGTGCAGCAGCACGAAACACCGCATCATCTCTCCCAAAGTGGAGCCCCGAGCTCTAACCCTGACCTCTGTCCCTCATCCCCATCCCCCTGAGCCCCCTCCACTGATAGCCCCACTTCCCCCAGAGCTCCCGAAGGCACATACCTCCccatcttcttcttcctcttcttcctcttcatcAGGCTTTGCAGAACCCCTAGAGATCAGACCTAGCCCTCCAACCTCTCGAGAGGGTTCGTCAAGAGGAGGCACCGCCATCCTCCTCCTGACAGGACTGGAGCAGCATACTGGCAGCTTGACACCCACCGGGCATTTGGCTCCCCAGGCTGATCCTCAGCCTTCCATGAGCTTGGCTGTGGTTGTAGGCTCTGAGCCCTCTGCCCCACcagctcctcccagccctgcctttgACCCCGATCGTTTTCTCAACAGCCCCCAGAGGGGCCAGACATATGGAGGGGGGCAAGGGGTGAGCCCAGACTTCCCTGAGGCAGAGGCCGCCCTTACCACTTGTCCTGCCCTGGAGCCTGCTGCTGCCCTGGAGCCCCAGGCAGCTGCTCGGGGGCCTCCTCTGCAGTCAGCAACAGGGGGGAGAAGAGGAAACTGCTTCTTTATTCAAGATGATGACAGTGGGGCGGAGCTCAAGGCCCAGGGGGCCGCCCCACCCGTCCCCTCTCCGACTCCTTCCACCCCACCCTCTCCTGCCCCCCTAGAGCCATCTggcagggcaggaagaggggagACCTTGTTTGGAGGAGCTGGTGGGGCAAGCGAACTGGAGCCCTTCAGTCTTTCATCATTCCCAGACCTTATGGGAGAGCTCATCAGTGACGAGGCTCCAAGCACCCCTGCCCCAACCCCCCAGCTCTCTCCTGCTCTCGGCGCCATCACGGACTTCTCCCCAGAGTGGTCCTACCCAGAG GGTGGGGTCAAGGTGCTCATCACAGGTCCTTGGACAGAGGCCACCGAGCATTACTCCTGTGTCTTTGATCACATCGCAGTGCCAGCCTCACTTGTCCAGCCTGGTGTCCTACGCTGCTACTGTCCCG cccatGAGGTAGGGCTGGTGTCTTTGCAGGTGGCCGGGCGGGAGGGACCCCTTTCTGCTTCTGTGCTCTTTGAGTATCGAGCCCGCCGCTTCCTGTCACTGCCTAGTACTCAGCTTGACTGGTTGTCCCTGGACG ACAACCAGTTCCGGATGTCCATACTGGAGCGACTAGAGCAGATGGAGAAGCGGATGGCAGAGATTGCAGCAGCTGGGCAGGCACCCTTCCAGGGTCCTGATGCAACCCCGATTCAG GATGAAGGCCAGGGGCCTGGGTTCGAGGCACGGGTGGTGGTCTTGGTAGAGAGCATGATACCACGCTCCACCTGGAGGGGTCCTGAACGTCTGGCCCATGGAAGCCCCTTCCGGGGCATGAGCCTTCTTCACTTGGCCGCTGCCCAGGGCTATGCCCGCCTCATCGAGACTCTGAGCCAGTGGCG GAGTGTGGAGACCGGAAGCTTGGACTTAGAGCAAGAGGTTGACCCGCTCAACGTGGATCATTTCTCTTGCACCCCTCTG ATGTGGGCTTGTGCCTTGGGACACCTGGAAGCTGCTGTGCTCCTTTTCCGTTGGAACAGACAGGCGCTGAGCATTCCCGACTCCTTGGGCAGGCTACCCCTGCCCGTGGCTCAATGCCGGGGTCATGTGCGCCTTGCCCGCTGCCTtgaggagctgcagagacaggAAACTTCAGCTGAGCTCCCACTTGCCCTGTCGCCACCATCCTCCAGCCCAGACACTG GTCTGAGCAGTGCCTCTTCACCCTCAGAGCGTTCCGAAGGCACGTTCTCTGTCACATCAGCCTATTCTAGTGCCCCGGATGGGAGTCCTCCCCCTGCTCCTCCGCCAGCCTCTGAGATTACTATGGAGGAGATGGTCGTCCCAGGCCAGCTCTCCTCTGGTGCCCTGAAGGCCCCCCTGCTCCTCATGGACTATGAAGCAACCAACCCCAAAGGGCCCCCATCCTCACCACCTCCTCTCCCACCAGCCCCAGATGGTGGGGCTGCTCCTGAGGAAGCTGACAGCCCACGGGCTGTGGATGTGATCCCG GTGGACATGATCTCACTGGCGAAGCAGATCATCGAAGCCACACCAGAGCGGATTAAACAAGAGGATTTCATGGGGCTGCCTGAGGCTGGAGCCCCAGTGCGGGAGCGGACAGGGGCCCTGGGACTCAGTGAGACTATGTCCTGGCTAGCCAGCTACCTGGACAATGTGGACCATTTCCCCAGCTCAGCCCCTTCCAG CGAAATGCCCTTTGAGCGGGGTCGCCTGGCTATCCCTCCAGCACCTTCCTGGGCCGAGTTTCTCTCTACATCTGCCAGTGGCAAGATGGAGAGTGATTTTGCCCTGCTGACACTTTCGGATCATGAGCAGCGGGAACTGTATGAGGCAGCCCGAGTCATCCAGACGGCCTTCCGAAAATACAAG GGCCGGAGGCTGAAGGAGCAGCAGGAGGTAGCAGCAGCTGTGATCCAGCGCTGTTACCGGAAGTACAAGCAG CTGACCTGGATTGCACTTAAG TTTGCTCTCTATAAGAAGATGACCCAGGCGGCCATCCTGATCCAGAGCAAGTTCCGAAGCTACTATGAACAGAAACGATTTCAGCAAAGCCGCCGAGCGGCTGTACTCATCCAGCAGCACTATCGCTCCTACCGCCGCCGGCCTGGGCCTCCCCACCGGCCCCCGGGCAGCCTGCCTGCCCGCAGCAA AGGCTCCTTTCTCACCAAGAAGCAGGACCAAGCAGCCCGGAAGATCATGAGATTCCTCCGGCGCTGCAGACACAG GATGAGGGAATTGAAGCAGAACCAGGAGCTTGAAGGGCTTCCCCAACCTGGACTGGCCACCTGA